ATGTGCTCGCCCACCACGAGCATGGTGGTCGCCGCCAGCGGCTCCCCCTCGTGGTACGCGATGTACAGCCGCATCCGGTTCGGGTCCTCGGCCGTCAGCGCGTTCCACATCCGCTGGAAGTACGCGAGCGGTCGCGGCGTGAAGCGGTCGCGCTCGGCCGTTACCAGGTAGAGCTGGTGGAAGACCGCCAGGTCCTCGTAGCCGCCCTGGACGACCTCGACGCCGCTCTTCTCGGCCTTCTTGATGTTGCGCCGCCAGAGCTGGTTGAAGCCCTTCTGGATGTCGTCCAGCGAGCGGTTGGCCAGCGGCACCTGGAACACGTAGCGCGGCTGTACGTCGCCGAAGCCGGCGCCACCGTCCTCGCCCTGCAGCCAGCCGGACTTCCGCAGCCGGTCGGCCACCTCGAAGGCGCGGGCCTCGTACCAGTCGGCCTCGACGTCGCGCAGCCGCTTGGCCTGCTTGGCGGCGATCGCCTCCTTGATGGTCGGCGCGTCCCAGCGCCGGATCACCACCGGCGGGCCCATCTTCACGGAGAACGCGCCCTGCGACTTGAGGTGCGCCAGCATCGGCTCCAGCCAGCGGTCCAGGTCGCGGTCGAACCAGTCGATCACCGGGCCCTCGGGCAGGTAGGCCAGGTAGCGCTTGATCTTCGGGAGCTGGCGGTAGAGCACCAGGCCGGCCCCGACGATCTCGCCCGACTCGTCGATCCAGCCGATCGATTCGGAGCGCCACTCCGCCTTGACGTCGCCCCAGGACGGCACCTGCATGTGGCTGGCCGAGGCACGGGTCCTGATGAAGGCGAGGTGCTCCTCGCGGGTGATCGTCCTCAGGCGCAGACTCATGCTCGGTGCTCCTTGTCGGTCGGGCTTTGCTGCCCAGGGTCTGGCTGTGACCCTATCGTCCGGATCCCGGACGGCTTCGGGCGCGGGCAGTGCGACGCCCCCGTCCGGTCACCTGTCCATCAACAGGTACGAGACGGGGGCGCCTGGGGTTCCGCCGGCGGCGGACCTCATGGGCGCGTCAGCGCGCGGGGCTCACCAGATGCCGCCGTGGGCGATGCCCAGGTAGAGGCCCCACGCGGACATGCCCGTCGCGATGACCAGCACGAACCGTTCCGCCGTGGTGACCGAGATGAACTGGCCCCACATTCCCGTGGCCACGCCGACGAGGCCGGCCAGCGAGGTCAGCAGATGGAGTCCGTAGAAGAACGAGGTCGTGAAGGCCAGCACCCCCAGGAGGGCGGTGATGCCCACCAGGGTGTTCTCGCGGGGATGCCGGTGGCCGTCGGTGTTGAGGGTGAGCGCGGGGAACCGGGGCATGGTCTGAGCCATGAGTCCCACCTCCTGAGGAGGAGACGAACGAGCGGGCGGTCGCAGCCGTCGCGGCCTTCCGTCCAGATTGCGGTGGTTGGGGCATGGATCACAACCCCTATGCATTTTGTTCGCCCGACCGGGTGCGGGTAGGCTGTGCGGTCTGCACTGGTGTAGTTGTGCCCCCTCGTGCCCTCTTGCGGGAACGGCGGGCCACATTGTCGGACCCGGCCGCTACGGTGGCCGTGTCGTCACTGCTCCGGTGCCGACGCTGCACAACCCTCCTGCCACGGAGAGACCGTGGCCGTTGAGTCCAAAGGAGGTGGGTTACCCATGCGTCACTACGAGCTGATGGTCATCCTCGACCCGTCGGTCGAGGAGCGCGCTGTCTCCCCCCTGATCGAGAACTTCCTCAACGTCGTCCGCACCGGTGGCGGCAACGTCGAGAAGATCGACACCTGGGGCCGTCGCCGTCTGGCCTACGAGATCAACAAGCAGTCCGAGGGCATCTACTCGGTCATCGACCTCAAGGCCACGCCTGAGGTCGTCAAGGAGCTCGACCGCCAGCTCAGCCTGAGCGAGTCGGTTCTCCGGACCAAGGTCCTGCGCCCGGACACCCACTGAGCCACCTCTGACGCCTCCGGGCGTCGGGTGACTCGCGTCGCCTGTTTCACGTGAAACAACGCGGCGAGCATTGAACGCGGACTCCATCGAGAGGTCACCACCACCATGGCAGGCGAGACCGTCATCACCCTCGTCGGCAATCTCGTCGACGATCCCGAGCTGCGCTTCACCCCGTCGGGTGCGGCGGTCGCGAAGTTCCGCATCGCGTCCACCCCCCGCACCTTCGACCGCCAGACGAACGAGTGGAAGGACGGCGAGAGCCTCTTCCTCACGTGCAACGTCTGGCGGCAGCCGGCGGAGAACGTGGCCGAGTCGCTGCAGCGTGGCATGCGCGTCATCGTGCAGGGCCGACTGCGCCAGCGGTCTTACGAGACCAAGGAAGGCGAGAAGCGGACGGTCTTCGAGGTCGAGGTCGACGAGGTGGGCCCGAGCCTGCGCTCGGCGACCGCCAAGGTCACCCGTGCCAACCGGTCCGGCGCCCCTGGCGGCTCCGGTGCCCCCGGTGGTGGCGGCGGCTTCGGCGGCGGCCAGCAGGGCGGCGGCGGGTACGGCGGCGGGCAGCAGGGTGGCGGCAGCTGGGGTGGAAACTCCGGCGGCGGCCAGTCCGGCCCGTCCGACGACCCGTGGGCGTCCAGCGCTCCCTCTGGTGGAAACCAGGGTGGCGGCAGCTGGGGTGCCCCGTCCGGTGGCGGCTTCTCGGAAGAGCCCCCGTTCTAAAGCTGACAGATTTCGTGCGGACCGGGCACCCGCGTTGACCCGCGGGCCCGGGCCGTGAAAACCAAATGGAGCAAACGATGGCGAAGCCGCCTGCTCGCAAGCCTAAGAAGAAGGTTTGCGTCTTCTGCAAGGACAAGGTCAACTACGTTGACTACAAGGACACGAACTTGCTCCGCAAGTTCATCTCCGACCGCGGGAAGATCCGCGCCCGCCGGGTCACCGGCAACTGCACCCAGCACCAGCGCGACGTCGCCACGGCCGTGAAGAACAGCCGTGAGATGGCGCTGCTGCCCTACACCAGCACCGCGCGCTAAGAGAGGGTGACCGAATAATGAAGATCATCCTCACTCACGAGGTGCCGGGTCTCGGCGGCGCCGGCGAGGTCGTCGAGGTCAAGGACGGCTACGCCCGCAACTACCTGGTCCCGCGTGGCTTCGCCATCCGCTGGACCAAGGGCGGCCAGAAGGACGTCGACGCCATCCGTCGCGCCCGCAAGGTTCACGCCATCCAGACGCTCGAGGCCGCCAACGAGGTCAAGGGCAAGCTCGAGGGCCTCCAGGTCAAGCTGGCCGTTCGCTCCGGCGACGCCGGCCGCCTGTTCGGCTCGGTGACCCAGGCCGACGTCGTGGAGGCCGTCAAGGCCGCCGGCGGCCCGGTCGTGGACAAGCGCGCCGTCGCGATCGCCTCGCCGATCAAGACCGTGGGCACCCACAAGGTCTCGGTCAAGCTGCACGCCGACGTCCAGGCCAACCTCGACGTCGCCGTCGTGTCTGCCTGAGTTCCGTAGCAGTGGCTTGAGGGCCGGGCTCCGACAAGGAGCCCGGCCCTCGGTCGTTCCCGGTGCCCGGCGGCCACCGCCAGGCGGTCGCCGGTCGTGGTCGGCTTCCCGTGGTCGGCGTGCCGTGCCCCGCGGGCGGCCCCCGCGGTCGGGCCGTCGGGCCGCTCAGGGCCGGACGGCGCCGGTGACCAGCCACTTGCCGCTCCGCGCCCGGCCGCACAGGAAGGCGCCGCGGACCAGCATGAACAGGTTCATCGCCCACCACAGACCGGCCAGGCCGAGGCCCAGGGCCGGCACCGCGAGGGCGGCCGGGACGAAGGCCACCAGGGTGCCGAGCATGGCCCAGGCCAGGTAGGTGCCGTCGCCCGCGCCCATCAGCACCCCGTCCAGCACGAACACCACACCCGCGGCGGGCTGGCTCAGCGCCACCAGCAGCAGCACGTCGTCGAGCTGCGCCTGGACCGCCGGGTCCGGTGTGAACAGCGGGACGTACAGCGGTCGGGCGAGCACCAGCAGCAGTCCGAGCAGGACACCGCAGCCGACGCCCCACTCGACCATCCGGCGGGTCGCCGCCCGGGTCCCGGGGACGTCCCCGGCGCCCAGGTGACGCCCGACGATGGCCTGGCCGGCGATCGCGATGGCGTCCAGGGCGAACGCCATGAAGATCCACAGGGTCATGGCGATCTGGTGGCCGGCGATCTGGTCGTCGCCGAGCCGGGCGGCCACGGCGGTGGCGATCATCAGGACGGCCCGCAGGCTGAGGGTGCGGACCATCAGCGGGCCGCCGGCCCTGGCGCAGGCCCGGATGCCGGCCGGGTCCGGCCGCAGGCCGGCGCCCTCCCGGCGGGCCCCGCGGACCACCACGACCAGGTAGACGGCGGCCATCCCGGTCTGGGCCAGCACGGTGCCCCAGGCCGAGCCGGCCACCCCGAGGCCGGCCCCGTACACCAGGAGGACGTTCAGGCCCAGGTTCGCGGCGAACCCGCCGACGGCCACCACCAGCGGGGTCCGGGTGTCCTGCAGTCCGCGCAGCACGCCGGTGGCAGCCATCACCATGAGCATCGCGGGCAGACCGAGAGAGCTGATCCGCAGGTACGTCACGG
The sequence above is a segment of the Kitasatospora sp. NBC_00240 genome. Coding sequences within it:
- the rpsF gene encoding 30S ribosomal protein S6; this encodes MRHYELMVILDPSVEERAVSPLIENFLNVVRTGGGNVEKIDTWGRRRLAYEINKQSEGIYSVIDLKATPEVVKELDRQLSLSESVLRTKVLRPDTH
- the rplI gene encoding 50S ribosomal protein L9, which encodes MKIILTHEVPGLGGAGEVVEVKDGYARNYLVPRGFAIRWTKGGQKDVDAIRRARKVHAIQTLEAANEVKGKLEGLQVKLAVRSGDAGRLFGSVTQADVVEAVKAAGGPVVDKRAVAIASPIKTVGTHKVSVKLHADVQANLDVAVVSA
- a CDS encoding peptidoglycan bridge formation glycyltransferase FemA/FemB family protein, coding for MSLRLRTITREEHLAFIRTRASASHMQVPSWGDVKAEWRSESIGWIDESGEIVGAGLVLYRQLPKIKRYLAYLPEGPVIDWFDRDLDRWLEPMLAHLKSQGAFSVKMGPPVVIRRWDAPTIKEAIAAKQAKRLRDVEADWYEARAFEVADRLRKSGWLQGEDGGAGFGDVQPRYVFQVPLANRSLDDIQKGFNQLWRRNIKKAEKSGVEVVQGGYEDLAVFHQLYLVTAERDRFTPRPLAYFQRMWNALTAEDPNRMRLYIAYHEGEPLAATTMLVVGEHIWYSYGASANHKREVKPSNAIQWRMMRDSYALGGGVYDLRGISDTLDENDHLFGLIQFKVGTGGQAAEYLGEWDFPLNKLLHKALDIYMSRR
- a CDS encoding single-stranded DNA-binding protein — encoded protein: MAGETVITLVGNLVDDPELRFTPSGAAVAKFRIASTPRTFDRQTNEWKDGESLFLTCNVWRQPAENVAESLQRGMRVIVQGRLRQRSYETKEGEKRTVFEVEVDEVGPSLRSATAKVTRANRSGAPGGSGAPGGGGGFGGGQQGGGGYGGGQQGGGSWGGNSGGGQSGPSDDPWASSAPSGGNQGGGSWGAPSGGGFSEEPPF
- a CDS encoding MATE family efflux transporter, yielding MTLPADLRSRDRRRHDREILALAVPAFGALVAEPLFLMADSAIVGHLGTPQLAGVGVAAAALSTVAGVFVFLAYATTAAVARRIGAGDRRAAVQQGLDGIWLALLLSLGVVVLALLLAPWAVSLLGASPTAAPHAVTYLRISSLGLPAMLMVMAATGVLRGLQDTRTPLVVAVGGFAANLGLNVLLVYGAGLGVAGSAWGTVLAQTGMAAVYLVVVVRGARREGAGLRPDPAGIRACARAGGPLMVRTLSLRAVLMIATAVAARLGDDQIAGHQIAMTLWIFMAFALDAIAIAGQAIVGRHLGAGDVPGTRAATRRMVEWGVGCGVLLGLLLVLARPLYVPLFTPDPAVQAQLDDVLLLVALSQPAAGVVFVLDGVLMGAGDGTYLAWAMLGTLVAFVPAALAVPALGLGLAGLWWAMNLFMLVRGAFLCGRARSGKWLVTGAVRP
- the rpsR gene encoding 30S ribosomal protein S18, translated to MAKPPARKPKKKVCVFCKDKVNYVDYKDTNLLRKFISDRGKIRARRVTGNCTQHQRDVATAVKNSREMALLPYTSTAR